One Brassica napus cultivar Da-Ae chromosome C4, Da-Ae, whole genome shotgun sequence genomic region harbors:
- the LOC125585902 gene encoding uncharacterized protein LOC125585902, which translates to MVDHGGQDDLTAAMALMQQQMQQTINAQEAARQAAADLAAQQKKTFNGLAAEIPLDHIENFERACNFSRANGVPPDYVKCTLFPFSLEGKAARWLDSLPTGTFTKWEQVRAAFLSHFYTKSKTAALRHKISNFKQKTDEPFYDAWERYKEYRRECPHHGFEDDYILKVFYDGVSYEFSNALDSSSNGDFMTQTTPGAFALIENMASSCLNKNKENDRSKSVNSTDDLAAKVDQLLKGNQSQVFIMEEAASENNVSDATPEGDNTVDDQQKNNPHLFAYPKAEKPVDNAHNSQGQNNGYQKPYQGRTYVLSQVQHNQFQNQKQQTAQQTASSPAIAPQDEINGLATMMQQLLQGQQIQGKALNQVTTDINSRMNHMFNDLSTKYDNVASHMCQMDVQIAQTAESIKRQQGTLPGKTDKNTKECNAIALRSGRTLQDTIPKKFSAAEKGKRKRSAETDPTPVAQPVEPIPPREYTPKVPYPVSAKTSRKDREETKCKKMLEDLTIKLPLVDAIQMIPYVGKKYPGIISSSFQAGPRPSGPR; encoded by the exons ATGGTTGATCACGGAGGCCAAGATGATCTCACTGCTGCAATGGCGCTTATGCAACAACAGATGCAACAGACCATCAATGCACAAGAAGCTGCTCGCCAAGCAGCCGCCGACCTCGCTGCTCAGCAA AAGAAAACGTTTAACGGTCTCGCGGCTGAAATCCCTTTGGACCACATCGAGAACTTCGAGAGAGCCTGCAATTTCTCTCGCGCGAATGGAGTGCCACCAGACTACGTCAAATGCACGTTGTTCCCATTCTCCTTGGAAGGGAAAGCAGCTCGATGGCTTGACTCGCTCCCAACCGGTACATTCACTAAATGGGAACAAGTCAGAGCAGCGTTCTTAAGCCACTTCTACACGAAGTCCAAAACCGCAGCTCTGAGGCATAAGATCTCGAATTTCAAGCAAAAGACCGACGAACCTTTCTATGATGCTTGGGAGCGTTACAAGGAATATCGAAGGGAGTGCCCTCACCATGGGTTTGAGGATGACTATATACTGAAAGTGTTCTATGATGGAGTGAGCTATGAGTTTAGCAATGCTCTAGATTCCTCGAGCAATGGGGATTTCATGACCCAAACAACACCTGGTGCATTCGCACTGATTGAAAATATGGCGTCCAGCTGCCTCAACAAGAACAAGGAGAATGATCGCTCCAAAAGCGTAAACAGCACAGACGACCTCGCGGCCAAGGTTGACCAGCTGTTGAAGGGTAATCAGAGCCAAGTGTTCATCATGGAGGAAGCTGCATCAGAGAACAATGTTTCAGACGCTACACCTGAAGGAGACAATACTGTGGATGATCAGCAAAA GAACAATCCTCACCTCTTTGCGTATCCCAAGGCTGAAAAACCGGTTGACAACGCGCATAACAGTCAAGGGCAGAACAACGGCTATCAGAAACCATACCAGGGAAGAACATATGTCCTGAGCCAAGTGCAGCACAACCAGTTCCAGAACCAGAAACAGCAAACTGCTCAACAGACCGCTTCTTCGCCAGCGATTGCTCCGCAAGACGAGATAAATGGTCTAGCGACGATGATGCAGCAGTTGCTCCAGGGTCAGCAAATTCAAGGGAAAGCATTGAATCAAGTCACCACGGACATCAACTCCAGGATGAACCACATGTTCAATGACTTGAGTACCAAATATGATAACGTAGCTAGTCATATGTGCCAGATGGATGTTCAGATCGCGCAGACAGCCGAGAGCATCAAGAGGCAGCAAGGTACTCTACCTGGAAAGACCGATAAAAACACTAAGGAATGCAATGCCATAGCACTGAGGAGTGGAAGAACCCTACAGGATACAATTCCCAAGAAGTTTTCAGCAGCGGAAAAGGGTAAGCGGAAAAGG TCTGCTGAGACTGATCCAACCCCTGTCGCTCAACCGGTTGAGCCAATTCCTCCGCGCGAATACACCCCTAAGGTTCCATATCCTGTTTCGGCAAAGACATCTCGCAAGGATCGGGAGGAGACCAAGTGTAAAAAGATGCTAGAGGATCTAACTATCAAGTTACCTCTTGTGGATGCGATCCAGATGATACCTTATGTTGGGAAAAAATATCccggtatcatttcctccagcTTCCAGGCAGGACCCAGACCCTCGGGTCCCCGATAA